The sequence GCGCGATACGCTGGGCTGCAATGGATTTCGCGATCTGCTCCTGCGTCGGCGTCGGTTCGTCACCGTAGGGGGCGAGCAGCCCGGCCAACAGCCTGCCCTCGAGGTCGTCGAGGTTCATCGCCTTGAGCGCCTGATACGACGAGTATGACGGGCCACGGCTGGAGTTGTAGCGGCCGTAGGCCTCGACGATCTGAGCGATCATCGCGGCCAGCCGCTCGTCCATGTTGGCCAGCTCTTCGTTGTCGCTGAGCATGTCGAGCAGCATCTGCCGCATCGCCTCGACATCCTCCGTCGGCAGCCCGTCGGCATCCGACTCGTCGTCGTCGAGCGCGGTGCGTGCGCCGAGGGCGGCGGGGAAGTACAGGTCGAACATCGCGTCGTAGGTGTCGCGGTGATCCGGTCGACGCAGCACCGCGCACGCGATGCCTTCGCGCAGCGCCTCACGGTCTCCGAGCCCGAGCACACTCATCACCCGGCCCGCGTCGACCGTCTCCGACGGTCCCACCGCAATCCCCTGCCCGCGCAGGGCTTCGACGAACTCCACCAGGTGGCCCGGGATGCCGTGCGGGGCAAGCGGCTGCGGTGGTCGGGTGCGACGGACGGCCATGGGTGATCTCCTAGTTGAGGCGGAGCTCGCCGCTTGCCTTGGTCTGGTCGGACTGGTGCTTGAGCACCACGCCAAGGGTGGCGGCGATCAGCTCGTCGTCGATGGTGTCCATGCCCAGCGCAAGGATCGTGCGTCCCCAGTCGATGGTCTCGGCTACCGACGGCACCTTCTTGAGCTGCATGCCGCGCAGCACCCCGATGATGCGCACCAATTCCTCGGCGAGGTGTCCTGGCAGCTCGGGTACGCGCGACAGCAGGATACGACGTTCGAGGTCCGGGTCGGGGAAGTCGATGTGCAGGAACAGGCAGCGACGTTTGAGCGCCTCGGACAGCTCGCGCGTGGCGTTCGATGTCAGCAGTACGAACGGTGCCCGCTCGGCCTTGATCGTGCCGAGTTCGGGCACGGTGACCGCGAAGTCGGACAGTACCTCGAGCAGCAGGCCCTCGATCTCGATGTCGGCTTTATCCGTCTCATCGATCAGCAGGACGGTGGGCTCGGTGCGGCGGATCGCGGTCAGCAGCGGCCGCGTCAGCAGGAACTCCTCGGAGAACACGTCGGTCTTCGTCTGATCCCAGTCACCGTGGCCCGCCTGAATTCGCAGGATCTGTTTGGCGTGGTTCCACTCGTAGAGCGCGCGGGCCTCGTCGACGCCCTCGTAGCATTGCAGGCGCACCAACTCCGAACCCGTGCATTGCGCGACCGCGCGCGCCAACTCCGTCTTGCCTACGCCCGCAGGCCCCTCGACCAGCAACGGCTTGCCGAGCCGGTCGGCGAGGAAAACCGCAGTCGCCGTTGCGGTGTCGGGCAGGTATCCGGTCTCGGCGAGCTTCTTCGCGACATCGTCGATGTCGGCGAAAAGCGGCGCCGGGCGTGCGGGGACGCTCACGTGTCAACTCCTAAATCAGGCAGGGCGGGTCTGGCCGTTTCCCCACACAATCCACTTGGTCGAGGTCAATTCGGGTAAGCCCATGGGTCCCCGGGCATGCAGTTTCTGGGTGGAGATGCCGATCTCGGCGCCGAAGCCGAACTGCTCGCCGTCGGTGAACGCCGTCGATGCGTTCACCATCACCGCTGCGGCGTCGACGCGCTCGGTGAACCGCTGCGCGGCAGCCAGATCCGTCGCCACGATCGCCTCGGTGTGTCCACTGCCGTAGGTGTTGATGTGGTCGATCGCGGCATCGATACCGTCGACCACCGCCAGCGAGATGTCCATGGAGAGGAACTCTGCGCGCAGCTCCTCCTCGGACGGATCGGCGTGCACCGTCACGCCCGCGTCCTGCAGGGCTTTGGTCAGCCGCGGCACCGCGCGATCGGCGATGGCGCTGTCCACCAGCACCGATTCGGCCGCGTTGCATACGCTGGGCCGTCGTGTCTTTGCGTTGAGGAGAATGCGCTCGGCCGCGTCGAGGTCGGCCGTCTCATGCACGTACACATGGCAATTGCCGACGCCGGTCTCGATGGTGGGCACCTGAGCGTCGCGAACCACCGCGTCGATCAGTCCCGCTCCCCCGCGCGGGATCACCAGATCGACGAGACCGCGGGCCTGGATCAGGTGGGTGACGCTGGCCCGGTCCTCGCTCGGCAGCAGTTGCACCGCGTCGGGATTGAGGTTCTCGATCTGCAGCGCATCGCGAAGCGCGGTGACGAGCGCCTGATTCGACCGCGCCGCCGACGAGCTGCCGCGCAGTAACGCCGCGCTGCCTGCCTTCAGCGTCAGCCCGAATGCGTCGACCGTGACGTTCGGCCTGCCCTCGTAGACCATTCCGATCACTCCGATGGGGACCCGCTGCTGACGCAGCTGCAGGCCGTTGGGCAGTGTCTGCCCGCGCAACACCTCGCCGATCGGGTCGGGCAGCCCCGCGACCTGACGAAGTCCGGCGGCGATGCCGTCGATCCGCTGGAGGTTGAGTGCGAGGCGGTCCAGCATCGCGTCCCGTGTGCCCGCGGCCTTGGCGACGGCCAAATCTTCTTTGTTCGCTTCGAGCACGGTGGAGGCTTCGCGCAGTACGTTGTCCGCCGCGGCGTGCAGAGCCGAGTTCTTGGCAGCGGTGCTCAACGTCGCCAACTCGCGGGCGGCCACCCTTGCCCGTCGCGCCGCGTCGTGCACCTGCTGGCGCAAGCCCGGCGTAGACGGCGCTTGCAAACTCATCGCCCCAGCGTATCGGAGCGCAGTCCTGCGCTCGCCGCGGCGCTGGATTAACTTGGCGACTATGGCGGCGCGGGTATGCGTGGTGGGCAGCGTCAACATGGACCATGTCTTCACCGTCGCGACGCTGCCGCACCCCGGCGAGACGGTCATGGCGTCCTCGGTTCGCCTGCTGCCCGGCGGCAAGGGCGGCAATCAGGCGATCGCGGCAGCCCGCGCAGGCGCGGGCGTGCAACTGGTCGCTGCCCTCGGCGACGACCCGACGGGCGACCAACTGCACGCCCATCTCTCGACCAACGGCGTCGGCCTGGACGGCGTGAGCAGGGTTCCCGGTCCGAGCGGGTCGGCGATAATCGCGGTCGACTCTTCGGGAGAGAACACCATCGTCGTCGCCCCGGGGGCCAATGCGCGCCTGACGGTCCAGTCCAGCAAGGCTCGCGCCGTCATCTCCGCGGGCGATGTGCTGCTGTTGCAACTGGAGATTCCGGTCACCACCGCGGTTGACGCGGCGCGGCTGGCGCGGGACTCGGGTGCGGTCGTGATCGTCAACGCGTCACCCTCTGGCGCGGCGCCGCATGACCTGCTCAGCCTCGCCCAGCTTGCCGACGTCGTGGTCGTCAACGAAGCGGAGGCCCGTGAATGGCATTGGCCGGTAAAGCATCTGGTGATCACTCGCGGCAGGCGCGGCGCGAGCTACCTCGGCCAGGACGAGCGGTTCGACGTGCCCGCGCCTGCGGTGAAGGCAGTCGACACGACGGGAGCGGGCGACGTGTTCGCCGGCGTGCTGGCGGCCGAATGGCCCTCGGGCCACGAACAGGCGGTGCGGCGCGCCTGCGCCGCCGGAGCGCTGGCGACGACGGTGCCCGGCGCAGGCGACTGCGCGCCGTTTGCCGAGGCGATTGACGGGGCGGTCGCCAGCAGGTAGGCGTAAAGCCCATGTCGACACCTGAAACCGGCCCCCGCCCACCCGACGGCGATTGGCTGGGCACGCGTTTCCTGCGCTTCCGCCGCGAGGGTGCGTTCGCCGTCTGCACACTGGACCGGCCCGAGGCGCGCAACGCGATGACCCCGGCCATGTACTTCGGCATCAAATATGCCGTCGGGCACGTCGAGGCCGCTCCCGACCTGGCGGGCCTGCTGATCACCGGCAGCGGCGACGTCTTCGCCCCGGGCGGCGACCTGGGCGGAGCCGGTGACGACAACTGGTTGACGTTCGGCGCCGCGCTCGGCATGGATGTCACGCCGTTCGAGAAGTTGCGCCAGTCGACGAAACCTGTGGTGTCCGCGGTCAACGGGCTATGCCAGGGCGGCGGTCTGCAGATCGCACTCTGCAGCGACATGGCCGTGGTCAGCGACCGGGCCACCTTCCGGGTGCCCGAGCTCTTCCGCGGCATCGCCGACACCTACTACAGCCAGATGCTGGCGCGCCTGATTGGACCGGTCCGCACCCGCGACCTGATGTTCACGGGCCGCACGCTGACCGCCGCCGAGGCCGAGGACTGGGGCATGGTGTCGCGGGTGGTGCCGCACGAGGAGTTGATGGAGGCGGCCCGCGACGTACTCGCCCAGTGCTGCCGGACCGCGCCCGCCGCCAGGAGGGTGGTGAAATCCAGCCTGGACAACTACATGGGGTTGTTCGACCGCATCGGGATGCAGGCGAGCTACAGCGGCGAGGAGGCGATCGAGGGCTTCCGGTCGTTCAAGGAACGGCGCTCGCCGAACTGGGTACACCCCGAGCTACGGGTAGACGGCCGCATCTAGCCCACGCCCAGCGGGGGGTGGAAGTTCAGGGTTCTCTGAATTCAGACAGTGATGTACTGTTCTGGGTATGCAGACGGTCACCCACAGCGACGCCTTGTCCCGCTTCGGATGCGCGATATCGGACCCGACCCGCGCCGGAATCCTGTTGATGCTGCGCGACGCACCCGGCTACCCCTCCGAGTTGGCCGACAAGATCGGCGTGAGCAGGCAGATCCTGTCCAACCATCTGGCGTGTCTGCGCGGCTGCGGACTCGTGGTCGCCGAACCCGAAGGCCGTCGAAGCCGGTACCGGCTGGCCGATGAGCGCATCGGGCATGCGCTCGGCGATCTGATCGGCCTGGTGCTCACCGTCGACCCGGCGTGCTGCCCCGCGGCCGAAGCCGCCGCCTGCTGCTGATGAACGCGCCTGTCCGGCCTCGGGGCGACGTGCTGGCCCGCAGGATCCGACTTCTGGTCGCGGCGACCATCGCCTACAACATCGTCGAGGCGGTCATCGCCCTGGCCGAGGGCAGCCGGGTGTCGTCGTCGGCGCTGGTCGGTTTCGGTCTCGATTCGGTGATCGAGGTGTCGTCGGCGGCGGCAGTGGCATGGCAGTTCTCTGCAAAGGATCCCGAAACGCGGGAGAAGACCGCGCTGCGGTTCATCGCGTTTTCGTTCTTCGCGCTCGCCGCCTACGTCGCGGTCGACGCGGTGCTGTCGCTGACGGGCCACGGCGAACCGCAACCGTCCGCGATCGGCATCGCCCTCGCGACGGCGAGCCTCATCGTCATGCCGGTGTTGTCGTTGGCTCAGCGGCGGGCCGGCCGAGAATTGGGATCCGTTTCGGCGGTGGCGGATTCGAAGCAGACGCTGCTGTGCACATACTTGTCGGCGGCACTGCTGGCCGGGCTCCTGCTCAATGCCGTGGCCGGTTGGTCCTGGGCCGATCCGGTCGCCGCCTTGGTGATCGCGGCGATCGCGGTCCGGGAGGGCCGCAATGCCTGGCGGGGAGACCCGTGCTGCTAGAGCGAGCAGTGCTGGTGACCATCGAAATGCAGGTTCGCACCGTCGAGGAGATGCGCGCTAGTCCTCGGGAACCTCGCGCTCGATCTCGTCGAGCCACGTCTTGGCCGACATGTCCGACGGCGCCCGCCAATCGCCGCGCGGCGACAGCGACCCGCCGTGGGAAACCTTGGGCCCATTGGGCACCGCCGAGCGCTTGAACTGTGCGAACGAGTAATACCGCTGCACGAACACCTGCAGCCAGTGCCGAATCTCTTTGAGCGAGAACGTGGGTCGCTTGTCCTCGGGGTATCCCATCGGCCAGTCGCCGCGGTCCGGATCGCTCCACGCGTGCCAGGCCAGAAACGCCACCTTCGACGGGCGGAAGCCGAAGCGCAGCATCTGGAACAGCGAGAAGTCCTGCAGGACATAGGGGCCGATCTTGGCTTCGCTGCTCTGGATCTCCTCGTCCTCACCCTGCGGCACCAGCTCGGGGCTGATCTCGGTGTCCAGCACCGAGGTCAATACCTCGTTCACCCGGTCGTCGAACTGTTTCGACGAGACAACCCAGCGAATCAAGTGCTGGATCAACGTCTTCGGCACCCCGCCGTTGACGTTGTAGTGCGACATCTGGTCGCCGACTCCGTACGTCGACCAACCGAGCGCGAGCTCGGAGAGATCGCCGGTGCCCAGCACGATGCCGCCGCGCTGGTTGGCGATCCGGAAGAGGTAGTCGGTGCGCAGCCCGGCCTGCACGTTCTCGAAGGTGACGTCGTAGACCTTCTCGCCGCGGCCGAACGGATGGCCCATTTCGCCCAGCATCAGCTCCGCGGTCGCCTTGATGTCGATCTCCTCGAACGTCACCCCCAGCGCCTCGGCGAGCCGGATCGCGTTGCTCTTCGTGCGATCGCCGGTGGCGAAGCCGGGAAGCGTGAACGCGAGAATATCGCTGCGCGGCCGCTGTTCCCGGTCCATCGCGCGCGCCGCGACGATCAGTGCATGCGTGGAATCCAGGCCGCCCGAGACACCGATCACCACCTTGGGGTACTCGAGGGCGCGCAGCCGCTGCTCCAACCCCGCCACCTGAATGTTGTAGGCCTCGTAGCAGTCCTGTTCCAGCCGTGTGGGATCCGACGGGACGAACGGAAAACGCTCCACTTCGCGGAGCAACCCGATGTCACCCGAAGGCGGATCGAGCTCGAACTCGATGCGCCGGAACGAATTAGCGTCGATGTCATGATGCGCGCGGTTGTCGTCGAACGTGCCCATCCGGATCCGCTCGGAGCGCAGCAGCTCGAGATCGACGTCGGCGATCGAACGCCGCGGGCCCTTCGGGAACCGCTCCGACATGGCCAGCTGCACACCGTTCTCGTAGATCATCGTCTGGCCGTCCCAAGCGAGGTCGGTCGTCGACTCCCCTTCGCCCGCAGCGGCGTACACGTATGCCGCCAGGCAGCGCGACGACGCCGAGCGGACGAGCAGACAGCGGTCCTCTGCGCGCCCGATCGTGATCGGGCTGCCGGAAAGGTTGGCGAGCACGGTCGCGCCCGCGAGCGCCGCGGTCGCGCTCGGCGGTATGGGCACGAACATGTCCTCGCAGATCTCGACGTGAAGGACTAAGCCGGGCAGACCGGTGGCGGCGAACAACAGGTCAGGGCCGAACGGCACCTCGGCGACGGCGGTTCCCCTGCCCATCCGGATGACGCCGCGGATGTCGTCGCCCGCGGCCATCTGACGGCGCTCGTAGAACTCCCGGTAGGTCGGCAGATACGACTTCGGCACCACTCCGAGCACCTGCCCGCGGTGGATGACGACCGCCGTGTTGTAGATGCGGTGCTGATGACGCATCGGCGCGCCGATGACGAGCACGGGCAGCAGATCGGCTGATGCCGCGACGACGTCGAGCAGCGCGTGTTCCACGGCGTCGAGCAGCGCATCCTGCAGCAGGATGTCCTCGATGGAATAGCCCGACAGCGTCAACTCGGGGAAGACCGCCAGGCCGACACCGTCCTCATGACACTGCCGCGCCAACTCCAGGACGGACTCGGCGTTGGTCTCTGGCTCCCCGATCGCGGTGTGGATCGTGCATGCCGCGACGCGGACAAAGCCCTGGCCATAGGCGGAGTAGAAGTCCATCACCTTCTATTGTCGCCCGTGAAGTGTCATAAACCTGTCACGGGGTACCAACGATTCGTGACTGACACCGCAGTACTGGTCATCGACATGCTCAACAGCTATCGGCATGAAGATGCCGAAAAGCTGACGACGAGCGTCGAGCACATCGTCGAGCCCCTGGCCGGCCTTGTCGCCGAGGCGAGGAAACGTGAGGATGTCGACCTCATCTACGTCAACGACAACTACGGCGACTTCGCTGCCAACCAGGACGACCTGGTTCGTCAAGCGCTCGAGGGCGATCGGCCCGACCTCGTCGAGCCGATCGTGCCCGACCCAGGTGTGCGGTTCCTGCAGAAGGTGCGCCACAGTGCGTTCTACGCGACGTCGCTGGCGTACCTGTTGAATCAGCTCGACACCAAACGCGTGATCCTCACCGGACAGGTCACCGAGCAGTGCATCCTCTACACCGCGCTGGACGCCTACGTGCGCCACTTCGAAGTGGTCGTCCCCCCCGACGCCGTGGCACACATCGAGGCTGACCTCGGCAAAGCCGCCCTGCGCATGATGGAGGAGAACATGCGTGCCGAGGTCGTGTCGGCGGAGAAGTGCCTACGCTGAATTCCAGCGGATTGCGATGACCACGGCGGTTTGAACCGTGTGCTTGAGGGTAGGCGGCGCTCGTGGCGCTGGGCGAACGCGATGCTCAAGGAGCTTTCGCCGCAGGCCCTGGCCAACTGAGCCGACTGCCGGCCGAAACGCGACCACGGGCCTGATCGCCTACCCTCGATGGCGTGGAAGCCCCCGAACTCGTCGCCTTGCTGCAGCGACGTCGGGTAGCGGTGCTGACCGGCGCGGGGATGTCCACCGATTCGGGTATCCCCGACTATCGCGGACCGGACTCGCCGCCGAGCAATCCGATGACGATCCGTCAGTTCACCTCCGACCGGGTGTTCCGGCAGCGGTACTGGGCCCGTAACCACGTGGGCTGGCGGCACATGGACGACACGCTTCCGAACGCCGGTCACCGCGCACTGGCCGCTCTCGAGCACGCCGGTGTGGTGTCGGGTCTCATCACGCAGAACGTCGACCTGCTGCACACGAAGGCTGGCAGCCGCAATGTCGTCAACCTGCAC is a genomic window of Mycobacterium sp. ITM-2016-00318 containing:
- a CDS encoding MoxR family ATPase; translation: MSVPARPAPLFADIDDVAKKLAETGYLPDTATATAVFLADRLGKPLLVEGPAGVGKTELARAVAQCTGSELVRLQCYEGVDEARALYEWNHAKQILRIQAGHGDWDQTKTDVFSEEFLLTRPLLTAIRRTEPTVLLIDETDKADIEIEGLLLEVLSDFAVTVPELGTIKAERAPFVLLTSNATRELSEALKRRCLFLHIDFPDPDLERRILLSRVPELPGHLAEELVRIIGVLRGMQLKKVPSVAETIDWGRTILALGMDTIDDELIAATLGVVLKHQSDQTKASGELRLN
- a CDS encoding glutamate-5-semialdehyde dehydrogenase, which encodes MSLQAPSTPGLRQQVHDAARRARVAARELATLSTAAKNSALHAAADNVLREASTVLEANKEDLAVAKAAGTRDAMLDRLALNLQRIDGIAAGLRQVAGLPDPIGEVLRGQTLPNGLQLRQQRVPIGVIGMVYEGRPNVTVDAFGLTLKAGSAALLRGSSSAARSNQALVTALRDALQIENLNPDAVQLLPSEDRASVTHLIQARGLVDLVIPRGGAGLIDAVVRDAQVPTIETGVGNCHVYVHETADLDAAERILLNAKTRRPSVCNAAESVLVDSAIADRAVPRLTKALQDAGVTVHADPSEEELRAEFLSMDISLAVVDGIDAAIDHINTYGSGHTEAIVATDLAAAQRFTERVDAAAVMVNASTAFTDGEQFGFGAEIGISTQKLHARGPMGLPELTSTKWIVWGNGQTRPA
- a CDS encoding ribokinase produces the protein MAARVCVVGSVNMDHVFTVATLPHPGETVMASSVRLLPGGKGGNQAIAAARAGAGVQLVAALGDDPTGDQLHAHLSTNGVGLDGVSRVPGPSGSAIIAVDSSGENTIVVAPGANARLTVQSSKARAVISAGDVLLLQLEIPVTTAVDAARLARDSGAVVIVNASPSGAAPHDLLSLAQLADVVVVNEAEAREWHWPVKHLVITRGRRGASYLGQDERFDVPAPAVKAVDTTGAGDVFAGVLAAEWPSGHEQAVRRACAAGALATTVPGAGDCAPFAEAIDGAVASR
- a CDS encoding enoyl-CoA hydratase/isomerase family protein, producing the protein MSTPETGPRPPDGDWLGTRFLRFRREGAFAVCTLDRPEARNAMTPAMYFGIKYAVGHVEAAPDLAGLLITGSGDVFAPGGDLGGAGDDNWLTFGAALGMDVTPFEKLRQSTKPVVSAVNGLCQGGGLQIALCSDMAVVSDRATFRVPELFRGIADTYYSQMLARLIGPVRTRDLMFTGRTLTAAEAEDWGMVSRVVPHEELMEAARDVLAQCCRTAPAARRVVKSSLDNYMGLFDRIGMQASYSGEEAIEGFRSFKERRSPNWVHPELRVDGRI
- a CDS encoding helix-turn-helix transcriptional regulator, with translation MQTVTHSDALSRFGCAISDPTRAGILLMLRDAPGYPSELADKIGVSRQILSNHLACLRGCGLVVAEPEGRRSRYRLADERIGHALGDLIGLVLTVDPACCPAAEAAACC
- a CDS encoding cation transporter; amino-acid sequence: MNAPVRPRGDVLARRIRLLVAATIAYNIVEAVIALAEGSRVSSSALVGFGLDSVIEVSSAAAVAWQFSAKDPETREKTALRFIAFSFFALAAYVAVDAVLSLTGHGEPQPSAIGIALATASLIVMPVLSLAQRRAGRELGSVSAVADSKQTLLCTYLSAALLAGLLLNAVAGWSWADPVAALVIAAIAVREGRNAWRGDPCC
- a CDS encoding NAD(+) synthase — its product is MDFYSAYGQGFVRVAACTIHTAIGEPETNAESVLELARQCHEDGVGLAVFPELTLSGYSIEDILLQDALLDAVEHALLDVVAASADLLPVLVIGAPMRHQHRIYNTAVVIHRGQVLGVVPKSYLPTYREFYERRQMAAGDDIRGVIRMGRGTAVAEVPFGPDLLFAATGLPGLVLHVEICEDMFVPIPPSATAALAGATVLANLSGSPITIGRAEDRCLLVRSASSRCLAAYVYAAAGEGESTTDLAWDGQTMIYENGVQLAMSERFPKGPRRSIADVDLELLRSERIRMGTFDDNRAHHDIDANSFRRIEFELDPPSGDIGLLREVERFPFVPSDPTRLEQDCYEAYNIQVAGLEQRLRALEYPKVVIGVSGGLDSTHALIVAARAMDREQRPRSDILAFTLPGFATGDRTKSNAIRLAEALGVTFEEIDIKATAELMLGEMGHPFGRGEKVYDVTFENVQAGLRTDYLFRIANQRGGIVLGTGDLSELALGWSTYGVGDQMSHYNVNGGVPKTLIQHLIRWVVSSKQFDDRVNEVLTSVLDTEISPELVPQGEDEEIQSSEAKIGPYVLQDFSLFQMLRFGFRPSKVAFLAWHAWSDPDRGDWPMGYPEDKRPTFSLKEIRHWLQVFVQRYYSFAQFKRSAVPNGPKVSHGGSLSPRGDWRAPSDMSAKTWLDEIEREVPED
- a CDS encoding cysteine hydrolase family protein — encoded protein: MTDTAVLVIDMLNSYRHEDAEKLTTSVEHIVEPLAGLVAEARKREDVDLIYVNDNYGDFAANQDDLVRQALEGDRPDLVEPIVPDPGVRFLQKVRHSAFYATSLAYLLNQLDTKRVILTGQVTEQCILYTALDAYVRHFEVVVPPDAVAHIEADLGKAALRMMEENMRAEVVSAEKCLR